In the Bicyclus anynana chromosome 6, ilBicAnyn1.1, whole genome shotgun sequence genome, one interval contains:
- the LOC112049283 gene encoding glutamate receptor ionotropic, delta-2 has product MSGVELIFSTLCNATFCENDLGNSLTDTELTLRQNEIQQMKNAINGKHLKIGTYNNYPLSWTEGSDNGTVSGHGVAFVIVNILREQFNFTFDVVVPEQNVELGGRRPEDSLIGLVNSSKVDMAAAFLPVLVKFNKLVTFSNDLDEGVWMMMLKRPKESAAGSGLLAPFATYVWYLILAAVLVYGPCIYLLTWIRSKLIKDDERPIPISPSVWFVYGAFIKQGTTLAPEANTTRVLFATWWLFVILLSAFYTANLTAFLTLSKFTLDIENPEDLYKKNYRWVSADGGAVQHTIINPDEDLYYLSRMLANGRAQFRSLSDDHEFLPMVSGGAVLVKEQTAIDNLMYNDYLRKTREGVEEAERCTYVVAPNAFMKRRRAFAYPKNSTLKILFDTVLSYLIQSGIVKFLEHRDLPSTKICPLDLQSKDRQLRNSDLMMTYFIMITGLSAAIAVFIGEVVFKRYIKVEVKLEDKGRKMRRRKNKGIKPEKYDSSRPPPYDSLFGNNRYRFNEETKKKIINGREYYVVNTVAGDVRLIPVRTPSAFLYS; this is encoded by the exons ATGTCGGGTGTGGAGCTTATATTTTCAACGTTATGCAATGCGACGTTTTGCGAAAACGATCTTGGCAATTCACTTAccg ATACAGAGTTAACATTACGGCAAAATGAAATTCAGCAAatgaaaaatgcaatcaatgGAAAACACCTGAAAATAGGCACGTACAat AACTACCCGCTAAGTTGGACGGAGGGGTCAGACAATGGCACAGTTAGCGGCCACGGGGTCGCGTTCGTTATCGTCAACATTCTGCGAGAGCAGTTCAACTTCACCTTCGATGTGGTGGTTCCAGAACAGAATGTCGAGTTGGGAGGGCGCCGACCTGAGGATTCTTTGATAGGACTGGTTAACAGCAGT AAGGTGGATATGGCAGCAGCATTCTTACCAGTCCTCGTGAAGTTCAACAAGTTGGTGACGTTCTCCAACGACCTGGACGAGGGGGTGTGGATGATGATGCTAAAACGTCCCAAGGAGTCAGCCGCCGGCTCTGGACTGCTGGCACCATTCGCTACTTACGTTTG gTACTTGATATTAGCAGCAGTTCTAGTCTACGGCCCCTGTATATACCTCCTCACATGGATCCGGTCGAAGTTGATCAAAGACGACGAACGCCCGATACCTATTTCACCGAGCGTTTGGTTTGTGTATGGAGCTTTTATCAAGCAAGGCACCACGCTGGCGCCTGAAGCAA ATACCACTCGTGTTCTGTTCGCAACATGGTGGTTATTCGTTATACTGCTGTCTGCGTTCTACACAGCCAACCTGACCGCCTTCCTCACACTGTCCAAGTTCACGCTGGACATAGAGAACCCTGAGGACTTGTACAAGAAGAACTATCGTTGGGTCTCTGCTGACGGTGGTGCTGTACAGCATACGATTATAAAT CCCGACGAAGACTTGTACTACCTAAGCAGAATGCTGGCAAACGGTCGCGCACAGTTCCGTTCGTTGTCAGACGACCACGAATTCCTGCCCATGGTCTCTGGTGGAGCGGTGCTAGTGAAGGAGCAGACCGCTATAGACAACCTCATGTACAATGATTACCTGCGCAAGACCAGGGAAGGAGTTGAGGAAGCGGAGAGGTGTACGTACGTCGTCGCTCCGAATGCCTTCATGAAGAGGCGACGGGCTTTTGCGTACCCTAAGAACAGCACTCTCAAGATATTGTTTGATACAGT GCTCTCTTATCTCATACAATCGGGCATAGTGAAGTTCCTGGAGCACCGTGATTTGCCAAGCACCAAGATCTGCCCGCTCGACCTGCAGTCCAAAGACAGGCAGCTCCGGAACAGCGATCTCATGATGACTTACTTCATCATGATCACAGGATTGTCGGCAGCCATTGCTGTTTTTATTGGAGAA GTTGTCTTCAAACGGTACATAAAAGTGGAAGTAAAGTTAGAAGACAAGGGAAGGAAAATGAGAAGACGCAAGAACAAAGGCATCAAACCAGAGAAATACGACAGTAGCCGCCCTCCTCCATACGACTCGTTGTTCGGAAACAATCGGTACAGATTCAACGAGGAAACcaaaaagaagataataaacgGCAGAGAATATTACGTGGTGAATACAGTAGCTGGAGACGTGCGATTGATACCAGTTAGAACGCCATCTGCATTTCTCTACAGTTAA
- the LOC112049278 gene encoding exosome complex component RRP45 isoform X2, with protein MREVFLSNCEKNFVQKTIAEGYRLDGRNYNECRKLNIAFGSEYGSCIVSIGETKVLSQVSCEVVQPKQIRPNEGLLNINVEISPMAAPQFEANRQTDLTVYLNRLLEKCYKDSKCIDLESLCIVVEEKVWSLRVDLKILNHDGNLIECSSIATLASIAHFKRPDVTRSGESIVIHTLADMDPIPTVLYHYPVCVNFAIFKNNILISDPSYIEETVCTSTSEDGTNTGGLLVVGMNQYKEMCLLDLTGAAIYNSNIVHRAIQSAAERCKMVVDLVKKDIMTDDNLRQKRTKINFADIITTDHAQSLCAKDLCIRLKNFTINDIEMEEETDVSKSIDTDDNTALSKYDVPSLPQTVELKAKKGASTWIDISSESDED; from the exons atgagggaagtatttttatcaaattgCGAAAAAAATTTTGTGCAAAAAACAATAGCGGAAGGCTAC AGATTAGATGGCAGAAATTATAATGAGTGTCGAAAGCTAAATATTGCTTTTGGATCTGAATACGGGAGCTGTATTGTTTCAATCGGGGAGACAAA GGTATTATCACAAGTGTCATGTGAGGTTGTCCAGCCTAAGCAAATAAGGCCCAATGAGGGGTTACTGAACATCAATGTTGAGATTAGCCCCATGGCTGCACCACAGTTTGAGGCCAACCGTCAAACTGACCTCACAGTATACCTCAATAGATTGCTGGAGAAATGCTATAAGGATTCAAAGTGTATTGATCTTGAGTCACTTTGTATTGTTGTTGAGGAAAAG GTGTGGTCACTAAGAGTTGACTTGAAAATTTTGAACCACGATGGCAATCTAATAGAATGTTCAAGTATAGCCACCTTAGCATCCATTGCACATTTCAAAAGACCTGACGTCACCCGCAGTGGTGAGAGCATCGTCATCCACACATTAGCTGATATGGACCCCATACCCACAGTTCTATATCACTATCCAGTGTGTGTGAATTTTGCTATATTCAAAAACAA tatACTGATATCAGACCCAAGTTACATAGAGGAAACTGTGTGTACAAGCACATCGGAAGACGGAACCAACACTGGGGGGTTGCTTGTGGTGGGGATGAACCAGTACAAGGAGATGTGTCTACTAGACCTCACCGGAGCTGCTATATACAACTCCAACATTGTACACAGAGCCATACAGAGTGCTGCTGAAAGATGTAAAATGGTGGTTGATTTGGTCAAAAAGGATATCATGACAGATGATAATTTGAG ACAAAAAAGGACCAAAATAAACTTCGCTGACATCATAACTACAGACCACGCACAATCGCTGTGTGCAAAGGATCTTTGCATACGTCTCAAGAACTTTACCATTAATGACATAGAGATGGAAGAGGAAACAGATGTATCAAAGAGTATAGATACTGATGACAATACCGCGCTGAGTAAATATGATG TACCTTCCTTGCCTCAGACAGTGGAATTAAAAGCAAAGAAGGGCGCATCAACATGGATAGATATATCGTCAGAATCTGATGAAGACTAG
- the LOC112049278 gene encoding exosome complex component RRP45 isoform X1 — MREVFLSNCEKNFVQKTIAEGYRLDGRNYNECRKLNIAFGSEYGSCIVSIGETKVLSQVSCEVVQPKQIRPNEGLLNINVEISPMAAPQFEANRQTDLTVYLNRLLEKCYKDSKCIDLESLCIVVEEKVWSLRVDLKILNHDGNLIECSSIATLASIAHFKRPDVTRSGESIVIHTLADMDPIPTVLYHYPVCVNFAIFKNNILISDPSYIEETVCTSTSEDGTNTGGLLVVGMNQYKEMCLLDLTGAAIYNSNIVHRAIQSAAERCKMVVDLVKKDIMTDDNLRQKRTKINFADIITTDHAQSLCAKDLCIRLKNFTINDIEMEEETDVSKSIDTDDNTALSKYDVVPSLPQTVELKAKKGASTWIDISSESDED, encoded by the exons atgagggaagtatttttatcaaattgCGAAAAAAATTTTGTGCAAAAAACAATAGCGGAAGGCTAC AGATTAGATGGCAGAAATTATAATGAGTGTCGAAAGCTAAATATTGCTTTTGGATCTGAATACGGGAGCTGTATTGTTTCAATCGGGGAGACAAA GGTATTATCACAAGTGTCATGTGAGGTTGTCCAGCCTAAGCAAATAAGGCCCAATGAGGGGTTACTGAACATCAATGTTGAGATTAGCCCCATGGCTGCACCACAGTTTGAGGCCAACCGTCAAACTGACCTCACAGTATACCTCAATAGATTGCTGGAGAAATGCTATAAGGATTCAAAGTGTATTGATCTTGAGTCACTTTGTATTGTTGTTGAGGAAAAG GTGTGGTCACTAAGAGTTGACTTGAAAATTTTGAACCACGATGGCAATCTAATAGAATGTTCAAGTATAGCCACCTTAGCATCCATTGCACATTTCAAAAGACCTGACGTCACCCGCAGTGGTGAGAGCATCGTCATCCACACATTAGCTGATATGGACCCCATACCCACAGTTCTATATCACTATCCAGTGTGTGTGAATTTTGCTATATTCAAAAACAA tatACTGATATCAGACCCAAGTTACATAGAGGAAACTGTGTGTACAAGCACATCGGAAGACGGAACCAACACTGGGGGGTTGCTTGTGGTGGGGATGAACCAGTACAAGGAGATGTGTCTACTAGACCTCACCGGAGCTGCTATATACAACTCCAACATTGTACACAGAGCCATACAGAGTGCTGCTGAAAGATGTAAAATGGTGGTTGATTTGGTCAAAAAGGATATCATGACAGATGATAATTTGAG ACAAAAAAGGACCAAAATAAACTTCGCTGACATCATAACTACAGACCACGCACAATCGCTGTGTGCAAAGGATCTTTGCATACGTCTCAAGAACTTTACCATTAATGACATAGAGATGGAAGAGGAAACAGATGTATCAAAGAGTATAGATACTGATGACAATACCGCGCTGAGTAAATATGATG TAGTACCTTCCTTGCCTCAGACAGTGGAATTAAAAGCAAAGAAGGGCGCATCAACATGGATAGATATATCGTCAGAATCTGATGAAGACTAG
- the LOC112049279 gene encoding histone deacetylase complex subunit SAP30 homolog — protein sequence MIQREYPMNNGFSTGEEDSRGNSDQICCLVDDNERCRRPAGNASYSKRIQKTVAQRRLKLNIDPQARHTYICDYHKTMIQCARTKQRRPKDSEDDSNEAEMDTPDVDWFQLQVNTLRRYKRHYKVPTRPGLNKAQLAEVIQKHFKSLPVNEKDVMAYFIYMVKTNGNKLDQKNGINSDSV from the exons ATGATTCAACGCGAGTACCCAATGAACAACGGGTTCAGCACAGGGGAAGAAGATTCTAGAGGTAATTCCGATCAAATATGTTGCCTTGTGGATGACAACGAGCGTTGCAGGCGACCTGCGGGCAACGCATCCTACAGCAAACGCATACAGAAAACTGTGGCGCAGCGGAGGCTCAAACTCAACATAGACCCTCAG gcaaGGCACACATACATATGTGATTACCACAAAACAATGATACAATGTGCGAGGACAAAGCAAAGGAGGCCCAAAGACTCTGAGGATGACAGCAATGAAGCTGAGATGGACACGCCAGATGTTGACTGGTTCCAGCTGCAGGTGAATACCCTGAGGAGGTATAAAAGACACTACAAAGTCCCCACTAGGCCTGGACTGAACAAAGCTCAATTGGCTGAA GTGATACAGAAGCATTTCAAGTCATTGCCCGTGAATGAAAAAGATGTAAtggcatattttatttatatggtcAAAACTAATGGCAATAAGTTGGACCAGAAAAATGGCATAAACTCGGACTCTGTGTAG